The proteins below come from a single Dehalococcoidia bacterium genomic window:
- a CDS encoding LL-diaminopimelate aminotransferase: MKPAKRIEQLPPYLFVGISKKIAEKKSQGIDVISLGIGDPDLPTPPHIIERLCRAARDPQNHRYPDSEGLPEFRKAVADWYKRRFDIGLDPNKEVVSLIGAKDGVAHISWCLIDPGDIALVPDPGYPVYATGAMFCGGESYYMPLREENGFLPDLEGIPENVVRKSKLLWINYPNNPTGAVAGIDFFEKVVAFAKKHDIAVCHDAPYTEIAFDGYKPVSFLQARGAMDVGIEFHSLSKTYNMTGWRVGMAVGNAAIIDALKRIKSNIDSGIPQAIQRAAIEALSGSQQCVSDNMAIYQRRRDKVIEALSKIGISAAKPRAGLYIWAKVPDGYTSIEFATRWLDDIGVVVIPGVGYGPHGEGYIRISLTVPDARLDEALSRIASWNK, encoded by the coding sequence ATGAAACCAGCGAAAAGGATCGAACAACTGCCGCCCTACCTCTTCGTCGGCATATCGAAAAAGATAGCCGAGAAGAAATCTCAGGGCATAGACGTCATCAGCCTGGGCATCGGGGACCCCGATCTGCCCACGCCGCCGCATATCATCGAGAGGCTGTGCCGGGCGGCGCGCGACCCGCAAAACCACCGCTATCCTGATTCGGAAGGCCTGCCCGAATTTCGCAAGGCGGTGGCGGACTGGTACAAGAGGCGGTTCGACATCGGGCTCGACCCGAATAAAGAGGTCGTATCGCTCATCGGGGCCAAGGACGGCGTGGCGCACATATCATGGTGCCTCATCGACCCGGGCGATATCGCGCTGGTGCCTGATCCCGGCTACCCCGTTTACGCCACGGGCGCCATGTTCTGCGGCGGGGAATCGTATTACATGCCGTTGCGGGAGGAGAACGGTTTCCTGCCCGATCTGGAAGGCATCCCGGAGAATGTCGTCAGGAAATCAAAGTTGCTGTGGATAAACTATCCCAACAACCCGACGGGCGCGGTCGCCGGTATCGACTTTTTCGAAAAGGTTGTCGCATTCGCTAAAAAACACGATATCGCCGTATGCCACGACGCGCCGTACACCGAGATAGCGTTCGACGGATACAAACCTGTGAGCTTCCTTCAGGCCAGGGGAGCCATGGACGTCGGCATCGAGTTCCATTCCCTGTCCAAGACCTACAACATGACCGGCTGGAGGGTCGGCATGGCCGTGGGGAACGCCGCAATAATCGACGCCCTGAAAAGGATCAAATCGAATATTGACTCCGGCATACCCCAGGCGATACAACGCGCCGCCATCGAGGCCTTGAGCGGGTCGCAGCAATGTGTAAGCGACAACATGGCGATCTACCAGCGCCGCCGCGATAAAGTTATCGAGGCGCTTTCGAAGATAGGTATCAGTGCGGCGAAACCCCGCGCTGGCCTCTATATCTGGGCTAAAGTCCCGGATGGATACACCTCGATAGAATTCGCAACGAGATGGCTGGACGACATCGGCGTGGTGGTGATCCCGGGCGTCGGCTACGGGCCTCATGGCGAAGGGTACATCCGCATCTCGCTCACGGTGCCGGATGCGCGCCTGGACGAGGCGCTGTCTAGAATTGCTTCATGGAATAAATAA